Sequence from the Gloeocapsopsis dulcis genome:
CCCGATATATAACAATATCTATATAATCTCATTGGGCTTTCTTGAAAAACTGCTGACAATTTTGCAATGCGGAACGATCTGATCGCCTGCATCGTCTGGCTTGGTTGTATCAATTACTCACTCAAAAAGCAAAGCGAGTAGCAAAGCGCTAACATAACAAAAATTACTGCAGCGCGTTTACAAACCAAACACTTTGTCATACTCTATTGGGCGATTAATGCTAGGAGCAGTTATGAAATCAATTTTTCGTTGGGGCGCAGCTTTAGGAATCCTAGGAAGCGCCATCATGGGTTCTGCCCTTACAGGGAATCTACGGGCGCTGGCTTTGCCGCAAGAGCAAATTTTGCAAAAATTAGGCTCTGTACCCGTCTTCACTATTACTGATAGCAAAGGTGCTCCTCTTGTAGCAACTCCTCCTCAGAACGCACAAAATCAAAATCAACAAGATCAAAGTCCAGTCGCTGGCGTTTTTATTAGCCAAAAAGATGCCCAAGCGTTTGTGAACAATCTCAAGAAAACAAATCCACAGCTAGGCAATACAGTACGAGTTGTCCCTGTTCCCCTAGGAGAGGTCTATAAACTCGAACAAGCCAACCAAAATCAACCAAATTCGTTAGACATTGCCTACATACCTGCAAAGCAGCAATTTGATGCAGCTTTAAATCTTTTGCGACAAGGTGGTAGTAACTCTGAGTTACGTAAAGCATGCGAACAAAACAAAAGACAGTTGGAAGATTGTGTAGGAACTCCACTATTCGTCGCGCGAGCTGGAAAACAACAGGGCTACTTGA
This genomic interval carries:
- a CDS encoding Tic22 family protein, producing MKSIFRWGAALGILGSAIMGSALTGNLRALALPQEQILQKLGSVPVFTITDSKGAPLVATPPQNAQNQNQQDQSPVAGVFISQKDAQAFVNNLKKTNPQLGNTVRVVPVPLGEVYKLEQANQNQPNSLDIAYIPAKQQFDAALNLLRQGGSNSELRKACEQNKRQLEDCVGTPLFVARAGKQQGYLTMKVNRPQANNQQAEVEVIPFYFNKEELQGMLERFKKQQPELASTVDIQVLNLEGMLEILKTRNDEGVQQIVLVPPQESIQYVRSLQQPAAGGQNQAAPQRPAPQQAAPQRPAR